Proteins encoded together in one Miscanthus floridulus cultivar M001 chromosome 16, ASM1932011v1, whole genome shotgun sequence window:
- the LOC136514452 gene encoding transcription elongation factor SPT6 homolog isoform X2: protein MGRTVLSDEEEDEIEADEEDPRSYRRGRGDMNEHDDDDDDEDDEDGQDEFEKDDFIVDDEEEEVEGEEEEQKSDDERRRKKKKKKRESEDFMLDEDDYMLLQDNNITGISRPKPGNKFKRLKKAGRESEMDEHSGFSDGDGTGKKRSGEERVEYSLFGDHHDAAPFEEDFEDDQQAGEGEEEVGDDEDEMADFIVEEDEIDGNGQVVRRKKFKKKVPRQAAGVSSSALQEAQDIFGDVDELLALRKQELEREAANSSELRGTRLEDEFEPFILAEKYMTSKDEQIKENDVPERMQLSEELTGYPPTDKTMIEEESLWIHSHLTGDGFLSFFGNERMNKDIDQKDIVNVVTMLHVNKFEIPFIAMYRKESCPTLLKSLDSDEGNEDNKDNKSDAHKMKWHKLLWAVQTLDRKWLLLQKRKVALQLYYEKRFDDEKRRIDDVTRQELNSQLYNSIIEALKDAKSEKEVEDVDAKFNLHFPPGEVEEEGQFKRPKRKSLYSICHKAGLWEVANQFGRSAEQLGHHLTLTKIPEAGELESGRHSPEEVAANFTCAMFETPQDVLRGARHMAAVEIGCEPIVRKHVRGIFMNKAVVSTSPTPEGNTIIDPYHQLSGVKWLREKPLSKFVDAQWLLIQKAEEEKLLKVTVKLPEDAKKKLMSEARENYLSDCVSKSAQLWDEQRKMILDDAFFNFLLPSMEKEARSLLTAKAKQWLHMEYGKQLWNKVTVAPWRKKDADKKDADIDLDDESELRVMACCWGPGKPATTFVMLDSSGELVDVLYAGSISNRSQGVAEQQRKKNDQQRVLKFMTDHQPHVVCVGASNYNCRQLKDDIYEVIFKIVEDHPRDVNPQMENLSVVYGDESVPRLYENSRISSDQLPGQSGIVKRAVALGRYLQNPLAMIATLCGPGKEILSWKLHALEQFLTPDEKYEVVEQVMVDATNQIGFDVNLAASHEWHFSTLQFIAGLGPRKASALQKDLVREGSIFSRKELVKPLGRKVFMNASGFLRVRRSGAAAASAQLIDLLEDTRIHPESYVLAKNLAKDVYVEDAQHEINEMDDDEQEMAIEHVRADPKMLKRLEIEEYIKSISEEYRKLETLLDIKEELLSGFSDWRTPYTEPSPEQEFWMLSGETEDTISDGRIVQVTVRNIQENKIICTFDSGLKAIVMTDNYSDEGFDPESSQLREGDVLTGKIRNVNKNRFMVYLTCKASEMRRRPFSRGDQDPYYHEQDMTSQTVEDKARKQKELAKKHFKPRMIVHPHFQNLTAEEAMQIKSMVRR from the exons ATGGGGCGCACGGTGCTCTCCGATGAGGAAG AAGATGAGATTGAGGCCGACGAGGAGGATCCGCGGTCCTACCGGAGGGGCAGGGGCGATATGAACGagcacgacgatgatgacgatgatgaagacgacg AGGATGGTCAGGATGAATTTGAGAAGGATGACTTCATAGTggacgatgaggaagaagaagtggaaggagaggaagaggaacagAAGAGTGATGATGAGAGgcgaagaaagaaaaagaaaaagaagag GGAATCAGAGGATTTCATGCTTGATGAGGATGACTATATGTTGCTCCAGGATAATAACATCACTGGCATCAGTCGCCCAAAGCCT GGAAACAAGTTTAAGCGCTTGAAAAAGGCTGGAAGGGAATCTGAAATGGATGAGCACTCTGGTTTTTCAGACGGTGATGGAACAGGGAAAAAACGCAGTGGCGAGGAGAGAGTCGAGTACAGTTTATTTGGTGATCATCATG ATGCTGCACCATTTGAGGAGGACTTCGAGGATGATCAGCAGGCAGGGGAGGGTGAGGAGGAAGttggtgatgatgaagatgaaatggcaGATTTCATTGTGGAGGAAGATGAAATCGATGGGAATGGACAAGTTGTAAG GAGGAAGAAATTTAAAAAGAAGGTACCACGACAAGCAGCAGGTGTATCGTCATCTGCTCTGCAAGAGGCCCAAGACATATTTGGTGATGTTGATGAGCTGCTAGCACTAAGAAAGCAAGAGCTTGAGAGGGAGGCTGCTAACTCCAGTGAGTTAAGAGGGACGAGGCTTGAAGATGAGTTTGAGCCATTTATTCTTGCAGAGAAGTATATGACATCAAAAGATGAGCAAATAAAAGAAAATGATGTCCCGGAGAGGATGCAG TTGTCTGAAGAGTTGACTGGGTATCCTCCAACGGATAAAACGATGATTGAGGAAGAGAGTTTATGGATACACAGCCACCTAACTGGTGATGGATTTCTGTCCTTTTTTGGCAATGAGCGCATGAACAAGGATATTGACCAGAAGGACATTGTTAACGTCGTGACCATGTTGCATGTCAACAAATTTGAA ATTCCGTTCATTGCAATGTACAGAAAAGAGAGTTGTCCAACCCTATTAAAAAGCCTCGATTCTGATGAGGGTAATGAGGATAATAAGGATAATAAATCTGATGCACACAAAATGAAGTGGCATAag TTGCTCTGGGCAGTTCAGACCTTAGACAGAAAGTGGCTACTTCTTCAGAAGCGCAAGGTTGCTTTACAGTTGTATTATGAGAAAAGATTTGATGATGAGAAACGGAGGATAGATGATGTCACAAGGCAAGAACTTAATAGCCAACTTTATAATTCCATCATTGAAGCACTAAAGGATGCTAAATCTGAGAAAGAGGTGGAGGATGTTGATGCAAAATTCAATTTACATTTTCCTCCTGGTGAAGTAGAAGAAGAAGGCCAATTTAAACGTCCTAAAAGGAAATCCTTGTACAGTATCTGTCACAAGGCAGGGTTATGGGAGGTTGCCAACCAATTTGGGCGCAGTGCTGAGCAATTAGGCCACCATCTGACATTAACTAAGATACCT GAAGCAGGCGAGCTTGAGAGCGGTAGACATTCTCCTGAAGAGGTTGCTGCAAATTTCACATGTGCAATGTTTGAAACACCACAAGATGTTCTTCGGGGCGCGAGGCACATG GCAGCAGTTGAGATAGGTTGTGAGCCAATTGTGAGAAAGCATGTTCGAGGCATCTTCATGAATAAAGCAGTTGTGTCAACAAGTCCCACACCTGAGGGCAATACAATCATAGATCCATATCATCAGCTATCGGGTGTTAAGTGGTTGAGAGAGAAACCACTTAGCAAGTTTGTAGATGCACAGTGGCTTCTTATTCagaaagcagaggaagaaaagCTCCTCAAGGTTACCGTAAAATTGCCAGAAGATGCAAAGAAAAAACTCATGTCTGAAGCACGTGAGAATTATCTAAGTGATTGTGTCAGCAAGTCTGCACAACTGTGGGATGAGCAACGGAAGATGATACTGGATGATGCCTTCTTCAATTTCCTTCTTCCATCAATGGAAAAGGAAGCTCGATCACTGTTGACGGCAAAAGCCAAACAATGGCTCCATATGGAATATGGGAAACAGTTGTGGAACAAGGTTACTGTTGCTCCTTGGAGGAAGAAAGATGCAGACAAGAAGGATGCTGACATTGATTTGGATGATGAATCGGAATTGAGAGTTATGGCCTGCTGCTGGGGTCCTGGGAAGCCAGCAACCACTTTTGTTATGTTAGACTCCTCAGGAGAGTTGGTTGATGTTCTGTATGCGGGTTCTATCAGTAACAGGTCTCAAGGTGTCGCTGAGCAGCAGCGGAAGAAGAATGACCAGCAACGAGTCTTAAAGTTTATGACTGATCATCAGCCACATGTTGTGTGTGTAGGAGCATCAAACTACAATTGCAGACAACTGAAGGATGATATTTATGAG GTTATTTTTAAAATTGTAGAGGACCATCCAAGAGACGTTAACCCCCAAATGGAAAATTTGAGCGTTGTCTATGGTGACGAGTCTGTGCCTCGCTTGTATGAGAACTCTCGAATATCTTCGGATCAACTTCCTGGGCAGTCAG GTATTGTGAAGCGGGCTGTAGCGCTTGGACGTTACCTTCAGAATCCATTGGCGATGATTGCAACACTGTGTGGACCTGGGAAAGAGATACTTTCTTGGAAACTGCATGCACTGGAACAGTTTCTGACTCCTGATGAGAAGTATGAAGTTGTTGAGCAAGTAATGGTTGATGCAACGAATCAGATAGGTTTTGACGTTAATCTTGCTGCTAGCCATGAGTGGCATTTTTCTACTCTACAATTTATTGCTGGTTTGGGTCCGCGCAAAGCTTCTGCTTTGCAGAAAGATCTGGTGAGAGAGGGATCCATTTTTAGTCGCAAGGAGCTTGTCAAACCTCTAGGGAGGAAAGTCTTCATGAATGCTTCTGGGTTTTTACGTGTTCGGCGGAGTGGTGCAGCTGCAGCCAGTGCTCAACTCATTGATCTGCTCGAGGATACAAGGATCCATCCTGAATCATATGTATTAGCAAAAAATTTGGCTAAGGATGTCTATGTTGAGGATGCACAGCATGAAATAAATGAAATGGATGATGACGAGCAAGAGATGGCGATTGAGCATGTTAGAGCAGACCCAAAAATGCTTAAACGTCTTGAAATAGAGGAATATATAAAGAGCATTTCAGAAGAATACCGTAAATTGGAAACTCTGTTGGATATAAAGGAAGAGCTGCTGTCTGGTTTTTCTGACTGGAGGACCCCCTATACTGAGCCAAGCCCAGAACAGGAATTCTGGATGCTTTCTGGTGAAACTGAGGATACCATATCTGATGGAAGGATTGTTCAAGTAACTGTGCGCAATATACAAGAGAACAAAATAATTTGCACCTTTGATTCTGGTTTGAAAGCCATAGTTATGACCGACAACTATTCTGATGAGGGTTTTGATCCAGAATCATCACAGTTACGTGAAGGTGATGTATTAACTGGTAAAATTCGAAACGTGAATAAAAATAGGTTCATGGTTTACCTAACGTGCAAGGCGAGTGAGATGAGGAGAAGGCCATTCTCCAGAGGTGATCAGGATCCTTATTATCACGAACAAGACATGACCTCACAAACGGTAGAAGATAAGGCTCGGAAACAAAAGGAACTTGCAAAGAAGCATTTCAAGCCCCGAATGATTGTTCATCCCCACTTTCAGAACCTGACAGCCGAAGAAGCCATGCAG ATAAAGAGCATGGTGAGAAGGTGA
- the LOC136514452 gene encoding transcription elongation factor SPT6 homolog isoform X1 produces the protein MGRTVLSDEEEDEIEADEEDPRSYRRGRGDMNEHDDDDDDEDDEDGQDEFEKDDFIVDDEEEEVEGEEEEQKSDDERRRKKKKKKRESEDFMLDEDDYMLLQDNNITGISRPKPGNKFKRLKKAGRESEMDEHSGFSDGDGTGKKRSGEERVEYSLFGDHHDAAPFEEDFEDDQQAGEGEEEVGDDEDEMADFIVEEDEIDGNGQVVRRKKFKKKVPRQAAGVSSSALQEAQDIFGDVDELLALRKQELEREAANSSELRGTRLEDEFEPFILAEKYMTSKDEQIKENDVPERMQLSEELTGYPPTDKTMIEEESLWIHSHLTGDGFLSFFGNERMNKDIDQKDIVNVVTMLHVNKFEIPFIAMYRKESCPTLLKSLDSDEGNEDNKDNKSDAHKMKWHKLLWAVQTLDRKWLLLQKRKVALQLYYEKRFDDEKRRIDDVTRQELNSQLYNSIIEALKDAKSEKEVEDVDAKFNLHFPPGEVEEEGQFKRPKRKSLYSICHKAGLWEVANQFGRSAEQLGHHLTLTKIPEAGELESGRHSPEEVAANFTCAMFETPQDVLRGARHMAAVEIGCEPIVRKHVRGIFMNKAVVSTSPTPEGNTIIDPYHQLSGVKWLREKPLSKFVDAQWLLIQKAEEEKLLKVTVKLPEDAKKKLMSEARENYLSDCVSKSAQLWDEQRKMILDDAFFNFLLPSMEKEARSLLTAKAKQWLHMEYGKQLWNKVTVAPWRKKDADKKDADIDLDDESELRVMACCWGPGKPATTFVMLDSSGELVDVLYAGSISNRSQGVAEQQRKKNDQQRVLKFMTDHQPHVVCVGASNYNCRQLKDDIYEVIFKIVEDHPRDVNPQMENLSVVYGDESVPRLYENSRISSDQLPGQSGIVKRAVALGRYLQNPLAMIATLCGPGKEILSWKLHALEQFLTPDEKYEVVEQVMVDATNQIGFDVNLAASHEWHFSTLQFIAGLGPRKASALQKDLVREGSIFSRKELVKPLGRKVFMNASGFLRVRRSGAAAASAQLIDLLEDTRIHPESYVLAKNLAKDVYVEDAQHEINEMDDDEQEMAIEHVRADPKMLKRLEIEEYIKSISEEYRKLETLLDIKEELLSGFSDWRTPYTEPSPEQEFWMLSGETEDTISDGRIVQVTVRNIQENKIICTFDSGLKAIVMTDNYSDEGFDPESSQLREGDVLTGKIRNVNKNRFMVYLTCKASEMRRRPFSRGDQDPYYHEQDMTSQTVEDKARKQKELAKKHFKPRMIVHPHFQNLTAEEAMQFLSDKEHGEKVIRPSSRGPSFLTLTLKIFDGVYAHKEITESGKDHKDITRLLRLGKTLTIDNETFEDLDEVIDRYVDPLVGHLKSMLSYRKFRKGLKNEVDEMLRAEKAENPMRILYSFGISHEHPGTFILYIY, from the exons ATGGGGCGCACGGTGCTCTCCGATGAGGAAG AAGATGAGATTGAGGCCGACGAGGAGGATCCGCGGTCCTACCGGAGGGGCAGGGGCGATATGAACGagcacgacgatgatgacgatgatgaagacgacg AGGATGGTCAGGATGAATTTGAGAAGGATGACTTCATAGTggacgatgaggaagaagaagtggaaggagaggaagaggaacagAAGAGTGATGATGAGAGgcgaagaaagaaaaagaaaaagaagag GGAATCAGAGGATTTCATGCTTGATGAGGATGACTATATGTTGCTCCAGGATAATAACATCACTGGCATCAGTCGCCCAAAGCCT GGAAACAAGTTTAAGCGCTTGAAAAAGGCTGGAAGGGAATCTGAAATGGATGAGCACTCTGGTTTTTCAGACGGTGATGGAACAGGGAAAAAACGCAGTGGCGAGGAGAGAGTCGAGTACAGTTTATTTGGTGATCATCATG ATGCTGCACCATTTGAGGAGGACTTCGAGGATGATCAGCAGGCAGGGGAGGGTGAGGAGGAAGttggtgatgatgaagatgaaatggcaGATTTCATTGTGGAGGAAGATGAAATCGATGGGAATGGACAAGTTGTAAG GAGGAAGAAATTTAAAAAGAAGGTACCACGACAAGCAGCAGGTGTATCGTCATCTGCTCTGCAAGAGGCCCAAGACATATTTGGTGATGTTGATGAGCTGCTAGCACTAAGAAAGCAAGAGCTTGAGAGGGAGGCTGCTAACTCCAGTGAGTTAAGAGGGACGAGGCTTGAAGATGAGTTTGAGCCATTTATTCTTGCAGAGAAGTATATGACATCAAAAGATGAGCAAATAAAAGAAAATGATGTCCCGGAGAGGATGCAG TTGTCTGAAGAGTTGACTGGGTATCCTCCAACGGATAAAACGATGATTGAGGAAGAGAGTTTATGGATACACAGCCACCTAACTGGTGATGGATTTCTGTCCTTTTTTGGCAATGAGCGCATGAACAAGGATATTGACCAGAAGGACATTGTTAACGTCGTGACCATGTTGCATGTCAACAAATTTGAA ATTCCGTTCATTGCAATGTACAGAAAAGAGAGTTGTCCAACCCTATTAAAAAGCCTCGATTCTGATGAGGGTAATGAGGATAATAAGGATAATAAATCTGATGCACACAAAATGAAGTGGCATAag TTGCTCTGGGCAGTTCAGACCTTAGACAGAAAGTGGCTACTTCTTCAGAAGCGCAAGGTTGCTTTACAGTTGTATTATGAGAAAAGATTTGATGATGAGAAACGGAGGATAGATGATGTCACAAGGCAAGAACTTAATAGCCAACTTTATAATTCCATCATTGAAGCACTAAAGGATGCTAAATCTGAGAAAGAGGTGGAGGATGTTGATGCAAAATTCAATTTACATTTTCCTCCTGGTGAAGTAGAAGAAGAAGGCCAATTTAAACGTCCTAAAAGGAAATCCTTGTACAGTATCTGTCACAAGGCAGGGTTATGGGAGGTTGCCAACCAATTTGGGCGCAGTGCTGAGCAATTAGGCCACCATCTGACATTAACTAAGATACCT GAAGCAGGCGAGCTTGAGAGCGGTAGACATTCTCCTGAAGAGGTTGCTGCAAATTTCACATGTGCAATGTTTGAAACACCACAAGATGTTCTTCGGGGCGCGAGGCACATG GCAGCAGTTGAGATAGGTTGTGAGCCAATTGTGAGAAAGCATGTTCGAGGCATCTTCATGAATAAAGCAGTTGTGTCAACAAGTCCCACACCTGAGGGCAATACAATCATAGATCCATATCATCAGCTATCGGGTGTTAAGTGGTTGAGAGAGAAACCACTTAGCAAGTTTGTAGATGCACAGTGGCTTCTTATTCagaaagcagaggaagaaaagCTCCTCAAGGTTACCGTAAAATTGCCAGAAGATGCAAAGAAAAAACTCATGTCTGAAGCACGTGAGAATTATCTAAGTGATTGTGTCAGCAAGTCTGCACAACTGTGGGATGAGCAACGGAAGATGATACTGGATGATGCCTTCTTCAATTTCCTTCTTCCATCAATGGAAAAGGAAGCTCGATCACTGTTGACGGCAAAAGCCAAACAATGGCTCCATATGGAATATGGGAAACAGTTGTGGAACAAGGTTACTGTTGCTCCTTGGAGGAAGAAAGATGCAGACAAGAAGGATGCTGACATTGATTTGGATGATGAATCGGAATTGAGAGTTATGGCCTGCTGCTGGGGTCCTGGGAAGCCAGCAACCACTTTTGTTATGTTAGACTCCTCAGGAGAGTTGGTTGATGTTCTGTATGCGGGTTCTATCAGTAACAGGTCTCAAGGTGTCGCTGAGCAGCAGCGGAAGAAGAATGACCAGCAACGAGTCTTAAAGTTTATGACTGATCATCAGCCACATGTTGTGTGTGTAGGAGCATCAAACTACAATTGCAGACAACTGAAGGATGATATTTATGAG GTTATTTTTAAAATTGTAGAGGACCATCCAAGAGACGTTAACCCCCAAATGGAAAATTTGAGCGTTGTCTATGGTGACGAGTCTGTGCCTCGCTTGTATGAGAACTCTCGAATATCTTCGGATCAACTTCCTGGGCAGTCAG GTATTGTGAAGCGGGCTGTAGCGCTTGGACGTTACCTTCAGAATCCATTGGCGATGATTGCAACACTGTGTGGACCTGGGAAAGAGATACTTTCTTGGAAACTGCATGCACTGGAACAGTTTCTGACTCCTGATGAGAAGTATGAAGTTGTTGAGCAAGTAATGGTTGATGCAACGAATCAGATAGGTTTTGACGTTAATCTTGCTGCTAGCCATGAGTGGCATTTTTCTACTCTACAATTTATTGCTGGTTTGGGTCCGCGCAAAGCTTCTGCTTTGCAGAAAGATCTGGTGAGAGAGGGATCCATTTTTAGTCGCAAGGAGCTTGTCAAACCTCTAGGGAGGAAAGTCTTCATGAATGCTTCTGGGTTTTTACGTGTTCGGCGGAGTGGTGCAGCTGCAGCCAGTGCTCAACTCATTGATCTGCTCGAGGATACAAGGATCCATCCTGAATCATATGTATTAGCAAAAAATTTGGCTAAGGATGTCTATGTTGAGGATGCACAGCATGAAATAAATGAAATGGATGATGACGAGCAAGAGATGGCGATTGAGCATGTTAGAGCAGACCCAAAAATGCTTAAACGTCTTGAAATAGAGGAATATATAAAGAGCATTTCAGAAGAATACCGTAAATTGGAAACTCTGTTGGATATAAAGGAAGAGCTGCTGTCTGGTTTTTCTGACTGGAGGACCCCCTATACTGAGCCAAGCCCAGAACAGGAATTCTGGATGCTTTCTGGTGAAACTGAGGATACCATATCTGATGGAAGGATTGTTCAAGTAACTGTGCGCAATATACAAGAGAACAAAATAATTTGCACCTTTGATTCTGGTTTGAAAGCCATAGTTATGACCGACAACTATTCTGATGAGGGTTTTGATCCAGAATCATCACAGTTACGTGAAGGTGATGTATTAACTGGTAAAATTCGAAACGTGAATAAAAATAGGTTCATGGTTTACCTAACGTGCAAGGCGAGTGAGATGAGGAGAAGGCCATTCTCCAGAGGTGATCAGGATCCTTATTATCACGAACAAGACATGACCTCACAAACGGTAGAAGATAAGGCTCGGAAACAAAAGGAACTTGCAAAGAAGCATTTCAAGCCCCGAATGATTGTTCATCCCCACTTTCAGAACCTGACAGCCGAAGAAGCCATGCAG TTTTTGTCAGATAAAGAGCATGGTGAGAAGGTGATCCGGCCAAGTTCCAGGGGACCATCTTTTTTGACACTTACCCTGAAAATTTTTGATGGCGTCTATGCACACAAGGAGATAACCGAAAGTGGAAAAGATCACAAAGATATCACAAGGTTGCTTCGCCTAGGGAAAACACTAACAATTGACAATGAAACTTTTGAAGACCTCGATGAG GTCATTGACAGATATGTGGACCCATTGGTAGGACACCTGAAGAGCATGCTCTCTTATCGTAAATTCAGAAAGGGTTTAAAAAATGAGGTTGATGAGATGTTAAGGGCAGAGAAAGCAGAGAACCCTATGAGAATACTGTATAGTTTTGGCATCTCTCACGAACATCCTGGCACCTTTATATTGTACATATATTAG
- the LOC136513028 gene encoding protein ABA AND ROS SENSITIVE 1-like, translating to MDQRKAIFRAKLRETKEKQQQRIDPALVRYNEFDQPICRVCNITLKSEALWPAHQVSRKHHEAKAAAAKAAIGAGSRGNIAKQEQLLESQKQKTSTLPTNFFDTQGTKRQSDDTGSEGRSVRREVAVIQPKTIGASTDKSSVRMDQMSKKGSQSNTSVKGILPGNFFDYGEEDEAPTPVPKDLSTPQNVASSIHTKVKGVPDGFFDHNKTGIGMQPNEPSSETAQAKGSLPEGFFDNKDADLRARGIQPQKVDMNDAYKEFEKEIQEDLQEVDDRLEEEEIDAAAEREEYLTLEQQEYRQQVDMLKKQLVESRTARTAKLNSKPIGMDAESSSSDSSSDEEDDNTDFAVDWRAQHLK from the exons ATGGACCAGAGGAAGGCCATCTTCCGCGCGAAGCTCCGCGAGACCAAGgagaagcagcagcagcgcatCGACCCCGCGCTCGTCAG GTATAACGAATTTGACCAGCCCATATGCAGAGTATGCAATATTACGCTAAAGTCTGAAGCACTTTGGCCTGCACACCAAGTGTCACGGAAACATCATGAG GCAAAAGCCGCTGCTGCTAAAGCTGCAATAGGTGCAGGATCTAGAGGCAACATTGCCAAGCAAGAGCAACTATTGGAGTCTCAGAAACAAAAAACTTCCACACTACCTACCAATTTTTTTGATACTCAGGGAACTAAAAGGCAAAGTGATG ATACTGGTTCTGAGGGAAGATCTGTGCGCCGTGAAGTTGCTGTTATTCAACCGAAgaccataggagcaagcactGATAAATCATCTGTTAGGATGGATCAAATGTCAAAGAAAGGGAGTCAAAGCAATACCAGTGTCAAAGGAATCCTTCCAGGGAATTTTTTTGACTATGGAGAAGAAGATGAAGCTCCAACTCCAGTTCCAAAAGATCTTAGTACACCTCAAAATGTTGCCAGTTCCATTCACACAAAGGTGAAAGGTGTCCCTGATGGCTTCTTTGATCACAACAAAACTGGCATTGGCATGCAACCCAATGAACCGAGTTCAGAAACTGCTCAAGCAAAAGGATCGTTGCCTGAAGGTTTCTTTGATAACAAAGATGCAGATCTCCGTGCACGTGGTATCCAACCTCAAAAGGTTGACATGAA TGATGCGTACAAAGAATTCGAGAAGGAAATTCAGGAGGATTTGCAGGAAGTTGATGACCGccttgaagaagaggag ATTGATGCTGCTGCTGAGAGGGAGGAGTACTTGACTCTCGAGCAACA gGAGTACAGGCAGCAAGTTGATATGTTGAAGAAACAGCTGGTTGAGTCGAGAACCGCCCGTACTGCTAAATTAAATAGCAAACCTATCGGTATGGACGCTGAGTCCAGCAGCAGCGACTCATCGAGCGATGAAGAGGATGACAACACAGATTTTGCTGTTGATTGGAGAGCACAACATTTGAAATGA